A window of the Terriglobia bacterium genome harbors these coding sequences:
- the uidA gene encoding beta-glucuronidase has protein sequence MDNVEGISRRDFLMSVGIAGGAAAAGTGPLSAASLVPEAPQDDAPAEAEKSGLLGAMRPQQNQFRNLMDLSGFWQFQLDPKSEGEQANWKDGLPSPRVIPVPASWNDLFDDAANYLGYAWYSHEAWIPTAWQGQRIFLRVYSVNYAAKVWMNGVLLGEHLGGHLPFAFEVSSHARLGAPNRIVIRVENLQKPDRVPPANPPGRRGFFNGFPDTTYDFFPYAGIHRQVALYTCPQTHIEDITITTEISGQDGVIKIAARASDGWSGNGRAVVETGSGGAPATADMKYSNGEAHAELRLPAARFWSPDHPHLYPLTLELLEAGKPADAYQLEIGVRTFTASGEQLLLNGKPIELRGFGKHEDFPLHGKGLDHAQLVRDYELLKWVGANSYRTSHYPYSEEAMELADRYGIMIIDEIPAVGLNFSENEAYIQAWTKMASSQLRSLIARDKNHPSVIMWSVANEPGAGRPLSGQTAGQSAVAAGDGYFNQLVGLAHKLDATRPVTFAAVQGGPAEWLAHVDVVALNRYYGWYTLGGQLDAAIQALAKELDALHASYPKPTIFTEFGAEALPGSHGTPAEMWSEEYQAETISRYLDVAAQRSMAGTLMWCFADFKTSQSIIRTNGMNNKGVFTRDRHPKQAANMLHERWRGEGV, from the coding sequence ATGGACAATGTGGAGGGCATCAGCAGAAGGGACTTTCTGATGAGCGTTGGGATTGCCGGGGGCGCGGCGGCGGCCGGTACAGGACCACTGTCAGCCGCAAGTCTTGTTCCAGAAGCGCCGCAAGACGACGCGCCGGCAGAAGCCGAAAAATCGGGCTTACTGGGCGCCATGCGGCCGCAGCAGAACCAGTTTCGCAACCTGATGGATCTTTCGGGCTTCTGGCAATTTCAGCTTGACCCGAAAAGCGAGGGCGAGCAGGCCAACTGGAAGGACGGTTTGCCCTCGCCGCGCGTGATTCCGGTTCCCGCCAGTTGGAACGACTTGTTTGACGACGCCGCCAACTACCTCGGCTACGCCTGGTACTCGCATGAGGCGTGGATTCCCACGGCGTGGCAGGGCCAGCGGATTTTCCTGCGGGTCTATTCCGTCAACTACGCTGCCAAAGTATGGATGAATGGCGTCCTGCTGGGCGAGCACCTGGGCGGGCATCTGCCCTTTGCGTTTGAGGTCTCAAGCCACGCGCGCCTCGGCGCTCCCAACCGCATTGTCATCCGCGTGGAGAATCTGCAGAAGCCCGATCGTGTTCCGCCCGCCAATCCGCCTGGTCGTCGCGGCTTCTTCAACGGTTTCCCCGACACCACCTATGACTTCTTTCCTTATGCCGGCATTCACCGGCAGGTGGCGCTCTACACCTGCCCCCAGACGCACATCGAAGACATCACGATAACCACAGAAATTAGCGGCCAGGACGGCGTCATCAAGATAGCTGCGCGGGCGAGTGACGGCTGGAGCGGCAACGGGCGTGCCGTGGTCGAAACCGGGTCCGGCGGCGCCCCTGCCACGGCAGACATGAAGTACTCAAATGGCGAAGCGCATGCGGAACTGAGGCTGCCGGCGGCGCGATTCTGGTCTCCCGATCATCCCCATCTCTATCCGCTCACCCTGGAATTGCTGGAGGCTGGAAAGCCGGCCGATGCTTACCAGCTTGAAATCGGCGTCCGCACCTTCACCGCCAGCGGCGAGCAACTGCTGCTGAATGGTAAGCCTATAGAGCTGCGGGGATTTGGCAAGCACGAAGATTTTCCCTTGCACGGCAAGGGACTCGACCACGCGCAACTCGTTCGGGATTATGAGCTGCTGAAGTGGGTGGGCGCGAACTCTTACCGCACGTCGCACTACCCCTACTCCGAAGAAGCCATGGAACTGGCCGACCGCTACGGCATTATGATTATTGATGAAATCCCGGCCGTGGGATTGAACTTCTCTGAGAACGAAGCGTACATCCAGGCCTGGACAAAGATGGCCAGCAGCCAGCTTCGCAGCCTGATCGCGCGCGACAAGAACCATCCGAGCGTCATCATGTGGTCCGTCGCCAACGAGCCCGGCGCGGGCCGTCCGCTCTCTGGCCAGACGGCTGGCCAGAGCGCCGTCGCCGCCGGCGATGGTTACTTTAACCAGTTGGTGGGGCTGGCCCATAAGCTCGACGCCACGCGTCCCGTCACCTTCGCCGCCGTGCAGGGCGGACCGGCGGAATGGCTGGCGCACGTGGACGTGGTGGCGCTCAACCGCTATTACGGCTGGTACACCCTGGGCGGCCAGCTCGACGCAGCGATCCAGGCGCTTGCCAAAGAACTGGACGCGCTGCACGCTTCCTATCCAAAGCCCACGATCTTTACCGAGTTCGGGGCGGAGGCCCTGCCGGGCTCGCACGGCACGCCGGCGGAAATGTGGTCGGAAGAATATCAGGCGGAAACCATCAGCCGCTACCTCGACGTTGCGGCCCAGCGCTCGATGGCGGGGACCCTGATGTGGTGCTTTGCGGACTTTAAAACGTCACAGAGCATCATCCGCACCAACGGCATGAACAATAAAGGCGTCTTTACGCGCGACCGGCACCCCAAGCAAGCCGCGAACATGCTCCACGAGCGGTGGCGAGGGGAAGGCGTTTAG
- a CDS encoding ParA family protein, which yields MGRVIAIANQKGGVGKTTTAINLAAALASLDMWTLVIDCDPQGNTTSGFGFPKDPSRRSLYHSLVLDAPLIELIVPGPSEGIQLVPSDKNLVGANVELVSRSGREQVLREKLAPLRDRHNYTLLDCPPALDLLTLNALVAADSVLVPIQCEYFALEGVSELLDTLIRIRRMHNPKLAIEGILLTMFDDRTNLSHQVRDDLKDFFGDQVFETMIPRNVRLAEAPSHGKPVLLYDPDCRGSESYIKLAKEVISHDQKGVGARIERSIAGN from the coding sequence ATGGGACGTGTCATAGCTATTGCCAATCAGAAGGGCGGCGTCGGTAAGACAACGACCGCAATCAATCTCGCCGCGGCACTCGCCTCCCTGGACATGTGGACGCTGGTGATCGATTGCGATCCCCAAGGAAATACAACCAGCGGCTTTGGATTTCCAAAGGATCCCTCGCGGCGCTCCCTCTACCATTCGCTGGTTCTGGATGCCCCTCTGATAGAACTCATCGTGCCCGGGCCCTCCGAGGGCATACAGTTGGTGCCGTCGGACAAAAACCTTGTTGGCGCCAACGTCGAGTTGGTTTCCAGATCTGGCAGGGAACAGGTCCTTCGCGAAAAACTTGCTCCCCTTCGTGACCGTCATAACTATACTTTGCTCGACTGCCCTCCCGCACTCGACCTACTTACGCTCAATGCCCTCGTGGCTGCGGATTCGGTTTTGGTTCCCATTCAGTGTGAGTACTTTGCTCTGGAAGGTGTTTCGGAACTGCTTGATACGCTGATACGGATTCGGCGGATGCATAATCCTAAACTGGCCATCGAAGGAATACTTCTGACAATGTTCGACGACAGGACAAATCTGTCACACCAGGTTCGCGACGATTTGAAGGATTTCTTTGGCGATCAGGTCTTCGAGACCATGATCCCCCGAAATGTCCGACTAGCTGAGGCGCCAAGCCACGGAAAGCCGGTGTTGCTGTACGACCCGGATTGTCGTGGCTCAGAGAGCTATATTAAACTAGCTAAAGAGGTTATAAGCCATGACCAGAAAGGCGTTGGGGCGAGGATTGAACGCTCTATTGCGGGAAACTGA
- a CDS encoding MBL fold metallo-hydrolase, whose translation MRMKSAFTFIALFALAAWPGLRPVFAASPGARAQAAANPANLQIYVIDVEGGQSTLIVTPAHQSLLVDAGWAGFNGRDADRIVQAAKLAGINRINFLLITHYHADHVGGVPQLAERIPIDNFLDHGPDVEKSADGPKLYSAYLKATQKGRHRVVKPGDTIPLRGVKVVVVAAAGRHLEQPLDGAGQANPYCNETRPMEMDPSENAQSSGIVLTYGKFRFVDLGDLTWNKEIALMCPVNRLGRIGVFLASHHGESISNSKALVWAIEPRVTLIDNGATKGGTPEAWQRIYEAPGRERIWQLHYSEAAGKDANAGPDYIANAHKQPDQGHYLEVSARPDGGFTVINSRNDFKVDYPSPRLSSRSITP comes from the coding sequence ATGCGAATGAAATCCGCATTCACCTTTATCGCTCTTTTTGCGCTGGCCGCGTGGCCGGGCTTGCGACCTGTTTTCGCCGCCAGCCCTGGCGCGCGCGCGCAAGCAGCCGCGAATCCGGCGAACCTGCAGATCTACGTCATCGATGTTGAGGGTGGGCAGTCCACGCTGATTGTGACGCCGGCTCACCAGTCGCTGCTGGTGGATGCGGGCTGGGCGGGCTTCAACGGCCGCGATGCGGACCGCATTGTGCAGGCTGCGAAGCTGGCGGGAATCAATCGCATCAATTTTCTGCTGATCACGCACTATCACGCCGACCATGTCGGCGGAGTGCCGCAGCTCGCCGAGCGCATCCCCATAGACAACTTCCTGGACCACGGCCCGGACGTAGAGAAAAGCGCGGATGGCCCCAAGCTTTATTCCGCCTACCTGAAGGCCACGCAAAAGGGGCGGCATCGAGTGGTGAAGCCCGGCGACACAATCCCGCTACGCGGGGTGAAAGTCGTGGTGGTTGCGGCGGCGGGCAGGCATCTCGAACAGCCGCTCGACGGCGCCGGCCAGGCGAACCCGTATTGCAACGAAACCAGGCCCATGGAGATGGATCCTTCGGAGAACGCCCAGTCGTCGGGCATAGTGCTGACTTATGGGAAATTCCGTTTTGTCGATCTTGGTGACCTCACCTGGAACAAAGAAATCGCGCTGATGTGCCCGGTGAACCGGCTGGGCCGGATTGGCGTCTTCCTGGCCAGTCATCACGGGGAATCCATCTCGAATTCCAAGGCGCTCGTTTGGGCGATCGAGCCGCGCGTGACCCTTATCGACAATGGCGCGACGAAGGGCGGCACGCCCGAGGCGTGGCAGCGGATCTACGAAGCGCCGGGCCGCGAGCGCATCTGGCAGCTTCACTATTCGGAGGCAGCCGGCAAGGACGCCAATGCCGGACCGGACTACATCGCCAACGCGCACAAGCAGCCGGACCAGGGCCACTATCTCGAGGTTTCCGCGCGTCCGGATGGTGGCTTCACGGTGATCAATTCCCGCAATGACTTCAAAGTGGATTACCCGTCCCCAAGGTTATCTTCACGATCAATAACTCCGTAA
- a CDS encoding DUF433 domain-containing protein, whose translation MAREELVSRFTINPDVCFGKPCVRGHRLWVSLILDLLAGGMNTSEILQECPGLEEVGVLAWIVYGAEMLRDGSAWWKQLHRIP comes from the coding sequence ATGGCCCGTGAAGAACTGGTTTCGAGATTCACGATCAATCCGGATGTCTGTTTCGGAAAGCCATGCGTCCGGGGACATCGACTCTGGGTGTCACTCATTCTTGACCTGCTGGCCGGCGGGATGAACACCAGCGAAATTCTCCAGGAGTGTCCCGGACTCGAAGAAGTCGGCGTTCTCGCCTGGATCGTCTATGGTGCCGAGATGTTGCGCGACGGTTCGGCGTGGTGGAAGCAACTACACAGAATCCCATAA
- a CDS encoding YXWGXW repeat-containing protein yields MNEIRLESISHAGRRPVVAGLIGALLLMLAMAAAPAPSFARMSVGIFVNFGPPALPVYVQPPCPAPGYMWTPGYWAWDPASGYYWVPGTWVTAPFVGALWTPGYWGFYGGGYRWYPGYWGLSVGFYGGINYGFGYTGHGYYGGYWRGGNYYYNREVNHITNVHITNVYNQRVVVNERGPRVSYNGGRGGINARPTREQLSAERGRRFGPVGEQMRQQQFARSDRMQRASVNHGRPEVTATPRAGEFHGRDAVRADRAGAPHSGPSPTTRGREISRPAEQNARFDNRAPVERVNQRPAYTNNQQRSFERNQPQARPQEVRRVENRPAPQQHGNSAPHEMRGGGNGHGGGNNHGGRGGRH; encoded by the coding sequence ATGAATGAGATCCGACTCGAAAGCATCAGCCATGCGGGCAGGCGGCCTGTTGTGGCGGGACTGATTGGGGCGCTGCTGCTGATGCTGGCGATGGCAGCGGCCCCTGCGCCGTCGTTTGCGCGGATGAGCGTGGGAATCTTTGTCAACTTCGGTCCGCCGGCGCTGCCGGTTTATGTGCAACCGCCCTGTCCGGCTCCTGGATATATGTGGACGCCTGGCTACTGGGCCTGGGACCCGGCTTCGGGATACTACTGGGTGCCGGGCACTTGGGTGACTGCGCCCTTTGTCGGCGCGCTTTGGACTCCGGGCTATTGGGGCTTTTATGGCGGCGGCTATCGCTGGTATCCCGGTTATTGGGGACTCTCGGTCGGGTTCTACGGAGGGATTAACTACGGGTTTGGCTATACCGGCCACGGCTACTACGGCGGCTACTGGCGCGGCGGAAATTATTATTATAACCGCGAGGTGAACCATATCACCAACGTCCACATCACAAACGTTTACAACCAAAGGGTGGTGGTGAACGAAAGGGGTCCCCGCGTCAGCTATAACGGTGGCCGGGGTGGCATCAATGCCCGCCCCACGCGCGAACAACTGTCGGCTGAGCGCGGCCGGCGGTTTGGTCCCGTTGGCGAGCAGATGCGGCAGCAGCAGTTTGCGCGGTCAGACCGCATGCAGCGGGCCTCCGTTAATCACGGGCGTCCGGAAGTAACGGCAACGCCGAGGGCGGGAGAGTTCCATGGACGCGATGCTGTTCGCGCCGACCGGGCCGGAGCTCCGCATAGCGGGCCTTCGCCAACAACGCGCGGCCGCGAAATTTCGCGCCCCGCAGAACAGAATGCACGCTTTGATAACCGTGCTCCCGTTGAGCGGGTGAACCAGCGGCCCGCGTACACCAACAACCAGCAGCGTTCTTTTGAGCGCAACCAGCCACAGGCCCGGCCGCAGGAAGTGCGCCGGGTTGAGAACCGCCCCGCGCCGCAGCAGCATGGCAATTCTGCGCCGCATGAAATGCGCGGCGGAGGAAACGGCCACGGTGGGGGAAACAACCACGGTGGGCGAGGCGGTCGCCACTAG
- a CDS encoding ADP-ribosylglycohydrolase family protein — MLGAIVGDIIGSVHEFSGTKTKDFPLFVTLSTFTDDTVLTVAVADWIMSGRNLTDILHEYTQAYPGRGYGGMYGQWARNRLREPYNSFGNGAAMRASPVGFAFAAMEEVLGWAERSAAVTHNHPEGIRGAQATAAAVFLARMGKGKKQIRGEIESRFGYDLGRKLDQIRPSYKFNETCQGTVPEALIAFLESIDYEDAVRNAISLGGDADTLACITGGVAEAFYGGVPDDLVQQAASRLDGQLAATVQQFRKQFALSTNRG; from the coding sequence ATGCTTGGCGCAATTGTTGGAGACATAATTGGTTCGGTTCACGAGTTTAGCGGGACGAAGACCAAGGACTTTCCTCTTTTTGTTACCCTGTCAACTTTTACAGACGACACTGTCCTCACCGTGGCTGTTGCTGACTGGATCATGAGCGGGCGTAATCTGACCGATATTCTGCACGAATACACTCAGGCCTATCCAGGGCGTGGTTACGGAGGCATGTATGGGCAGTGGGCCCGCAATCGTCTGCGCGAACCCTACAACAGTTTTGGCAATGGCGCCGCCATGCGCGCCAGCCCCGTGGGCTTCGCATTCGCGGCAATGGAGGAAGTGCTGGGCTGGGCTGAGCGCAGCGCGGCGGTCACCCACAATCACCCGGAGGGAATTCGCGGAGCGCAGGCGACAGCCGCAGCCGTATTCCTGGCGCGGATGGGGAAAGGAAAGAAACAGATCAGGGGTGAAATCGAGTCGAGGTTCGGTTACGACCTTGGCAGAAAGCTCGACCAGATCAGGCCGTCATACAAGTTCAACGAAACATGCCAGGGGACCGTCCCGGAGGCCCTGATTGCATTTCTGGAATCGATAGACTATGAAGATGCCGTCCGTAACGCCATTTCTCTTGGCGGGGATGCTGACACGCTGGCTTGCATCACCGGCGGAGTGGCCGAGGCGTTCTACGGCGGCGTCCCTGACGACCTGGTGCAGCAAGCCGCGTCCAGGCTCGACGGCCAACTGGCGGCAACAGTCCAGCAATTCCGCAAGCAGTTCGCTCTTTCGACTAACCGTGGGTGA
- a CDS encoding FdhF/YdeP family oxidoreductase encodes MGRERLKGWNPKDWVSLVPYGLNQQHPNGYKDILEAIWENRASLPYAWRILNDGCCDGCALGTTGMRDWTLSGIHLCAVRLRLLRLNTMPAMDWRLLENVGALQNQSEQDLRRLGRLAVPMVRQRGEKGFRRVTWDEAMAVIASKLRQTDPRGLAWYLTSRGLTNEAYYAHQKVARFIGTNHIDTSARICHAPSTSALKATVGCAATTCSYSDWIGSDLVVFVGTNVANNQPVATKYLYYAKKAGTRIFVVNPYREPGMERYWIPSVTESALFGTRLADDFFQVLPGGDIPFFYGVLKLLIENDWVDRNFVDERTTGWRALEKKTRGLRWDDLERGSGLTRADMLRFAQAFGTARHAIIVWSMGVTQHRYGSDNVRAIVNLQLARGNVGRPQTGLMPIRGHSGVQGGAEMGAMPSAYVMGFPVNEENADRFASPDLWGFRPPAWKGMGAAEMVLGAERGEIDMLWQSGGNFMDTLPEPERVREALARLRLRVHQDILVNPTMLVDPGETVVLLPSRNRYEQRGGGTETSTERRVIYSPEIPGPRPGEARDEWEIPVLLARHMDPESAAKAFPWKDTADIREEIDRICPTYHGIGNLRRKGDSFQYGGPRLLADSFGTPSGKGYFSAVDLPQDQVPKGKFMVSTRRGMQFNSIVHDNADPLTGARRDDVLMAAEDAARLALRAGDRVVLRNEYGRLRGRVKIDRVKPGSLQVHWPEGNALVPSGRLDESGVPDYNAVVEVSRR; translated from the coding sequence ATGGGAAGAGAGCGTCTGAAGGGTTGGAATCCGAAGGATTGGGTCAGCCTGGTGCCATACGGGCTGAACCAGCAACATCCGAACGGCTACAAGGACATTCTGGAGGCCATCTGGGAGAACCGCGCCAGCCTGCCGTACGCCTGGCGGATCCTCAACGACGGCTGCTGCGACGGTTGCGCGCTGGGAACCACAGGGATGCGCGACTGGACCCTGAGCGGCATCCATCTGTGCGCCGTGCGGCTGCGGTTGTTGCGGCTGAACACCATGCCGGCCATGGACTGGCGCCTGCTGGAAAATGTTGGGGCGCTTCAAAACCAGAGCGAGCAGGATTTGCGGCGCCTGGGGCGGCTGGCCGTGCCGATGGTACGGCAGCGGGGCGAGAAAGGCTTTCGGCGAGTCACCTGGGACGAGGCCATGGCGGTGATCGCCAGCAAGCTGCGCCAGACCGATCCGCGCGGCCTGGCCTGGTATCTCACTTCCCGCGGCCTTACCAATGAGGCTTATTACGCGCACCAGAAAGTGGCGCGGTTTATCGGGACCAACCATATCGACACCAGCGCGCGCATCTGCCACGCTCCGAGCACCTCAGCGCTGAAGGCCACCGTGGGCTGCGCCGCCACCACGTGCAGCTACAGTGACTGGATTGGCAGCGACCTGGTGGTTTTTGTGGGGACCAACGTGGCCAACAACCAGCCGGTGGCTACCAAGTATCTTTACTACGCGAAGAAGGCGGGCACCAGGATTTTTGTGGTGAATCCCTATCGCGAGCCCGGCATGGAGCGATATTGGATTCCCTCGGTTACGGAGAGCGCGCTGTTTGGAACGCGCCTCGCGGACGACTTCTTTCAGGTCCTGCCCGGCGGTGATATTCCTTTCTTTTACGGCGTGCTCAAGCTGCTGATTGAGAACGACTGGGTGGACCGCAACTTTGTTGACGAACGTACGACGGGTTGGCGCGCGCTTGAAAAGAAAACCCGCGGCCTGCGCTGGGATGATCTGGAACGCGGCTCCGGGCTGACGCGGGCGGACATGCTTCGCTTTGCCCAGGCTTTCGGCACGGCCCGGCATGCGATTATCGTCTGGAGCATGGGCGTTACGCAGCATCGCTATGGCAGCGACAACGTGCGCGCCATTGTAAATCTGCAACTGGCGCGCGGAAACGTGGGACGGCCGCAGACCGGCCTGATGCCCATTCGGGGACACAGCGGCGTGCAAGGCGGGGCGGAAATGGGCGCCATGCCTTCCGCCTACGTCATGGGATTTCCGGTGAATGAGGAGAACGCCGATCGTTTTGCTTCCCCAGATCTCTGGGGCTTTCGGCCGCCCGCCTGGAAGGGCATGGGCGCAGCGGAAATGGTGCTGGGCGCCGAGCGGGGCGAGATCGATATGCTGTGGCAGAGCGGCGGGAATTTCATGGACACTCTGCCGGAGCCGGAGCGCGTCCGGGAGGCCCTGGCCCGCCTGCGGCTGCGCGTTCATCAGGACATCTTGGTAAACCCCACCATGCTGGTCGATCCCGGAGAAACCGTGGTGCTGCTGCCCTCGCGCAACCGGTATGAACAACGCGGCGGCGGCACCGAGACCAGCACCGAGCGGCGCGTGATCTACAGTCCGGAAATTCCCGGGCCGCGCCCGGGTGAGGCGCGCGATGAGTGGGAAATTCCGGTCCTGCTGGCGCGCCATATGGACCCCGAAAGCGCCGCAAAAGCCTTCCCGTGGAAGGACACGGCAGATATCCGCGAGGAAATCGATCGCATCTGTCCCACCTATCACGGCATCGGTAATCTCAGGCGGAAGGGCGACAGCTTCCAGTACGGCGGGCCGCGCCTGCTGGCCGATAGCTTTGGGACGCCGAGCGGCAAGGGCTATTTTTCAGCCGTGGACTTGCCTCAGGACCAGGTCCCCAAGGGAAAGTTCATGGTGAGCACGCGGCGCGGCATGCAATTCAACAGCATTGTCCATGATAATGCCGACCCGCTGACCGGAGCGCGCCGTGACGACGTCCTGATGGCAGCCGAGGACGCCGCTCGGCTGGCGCTGCGGGCCGGCGATAGGGTGGTCCTGAGAAATGAATACGGGCGGCTCCGCGGCCGGGTGAAGATTGATCGCGTTAAGCCTGGAAGCCTGCAGGTGCATTGGCCCGAAGGCAACGCGCTGGTCCCTTCCGGGCGGCTGGACGAGAGCGGCGTGCCGGATTACAACGCCGTGGTGGAAGTATCAAGGAGGTAG
- the rsmG gene encoding 16S rRNA (guanine(527)-N(7))-methyltransferase RsmG — MLDQVRVRELLAPFDLSLSAEAVNKLLVYLDLLIRWNRKINLTAVEAPEECVTRHFGESFLASKTVQLSGRLLDIGSGAGFPGLAIKLISHDLDVVLLEPVAKKRAFLKEAARVCGITGVQVLGTRIEEFALAQESQSFDVITVRAVGGLGSLIRNAEVLLKSGGHFCLWVGRHQVTKIRDATPDFQWQEPLAIPMSHGRCILTGIRR, encoded by the coding sequence TGTTCGGGAGTTGCTGGCACCCTTTGACCTCTCTCTCTCCGCGGAAGCGGTAAACAAACTCCTTGTCTATCTTGACCTGCTCATCCGATGGAACCGGAAGATTAATTTGACCGCCGTCGAGGCTCCTGAGGAGTGTGTTACAAGGCATTTCGGGGAAAGCTTTCTGGCTTCGAAGACAGTCCAGTTAAGCGGACGCCTGCTCGATATTGGTAGCGGTGCAGGTTTCCCTGGACTTGCTATTAAGCTGATCAGCCACGACCTCGACGTAGTTCTACTGGAACCTGTCGCAAAAAAGAGGGCCTTCCTGAAAGAGGCCGCCAGAGTCTGCGGCATAACAGGGGTTCAGGTTCTAGGCACCAGGATTGAGGAGTTTGCGCTCGCGCAAGAGTCGCAATCTTTTGATGTGATAACAGTACGGGCAGTAGGTGGTCTAGGATCCCTGATTCGTAATGCTGAGGTGCTGCTGAAATCCGGAGGCCATTTTTGCCTCTGGGTTGGGCGGCACCAGGTTACAAAAATAAGAGATGCCACTCCTGATTTTCAATGGCAGGAGCCGCTCGCGATCCCGATGAGTCATGGAAGATGTATTCTGACAGGAATCAGAAGGTGA
- a CDS encoding ParB/RepB/Spo0J family partition protein — MTRKALGRGLNALLRETEPPPASAGLEQIPLDLIDPNPFQPRTLLSADGLDELANSIRSSGLIQPIVLRPVGERYELIAGERRWRAASKAGLEQIPAIVRDIDDSEALELALAENLLREALNPIEIARAYERLQQQFHLTHEQIAERLGVNRSTVTNTLRLLGLPPAVQSLLIEDKLSAGHARALLAVTSPDAQKQLAEEVIEKNLSVRNLESLVASRTRPLERQEKKPSPKVDPNLRSAVVELERALGTRVKVVGSERRGKIEISYFSADDLTRIYDYIMRV, encoded by the coding sequence ATGACCAGAAAGGCGTTGGGGCGAGGATTGAACGCTCTATTGCGGGAAACTGAGCCGCCGCCAGCTTCCGCGGGGCTTGAGCAGATTCCGCTGGATCTCATCGATCCCAATCCCTTTCAGCCACGCACCCTGTTGTCAGCGGACGGTCTGGACGAGCTCGCCAACTCTATCCGCTCCAGCGGGCTGATCCAACCGATCGTTCTTCGCCCAGTCGGCGAACGCTACGAATTGATTGCAGGCGAACGGCGATGGCGGGCAGCGAGCAAGGCCGGCCTTGAGCAGATCCCGGCAATTGTCAGAGATATCGACGATAGCGAGGCGCTTGAGCTGGCGCTGGCTGAAAACCTCCTGCGCGAAGCACTCAATCCCATCGAAATCGCGCGGGCCTATGAACGGCTCCAGCAACAATTCCATCTGACTCACGAGCAGATCGCCGAGCGGCTGGGTGTCAATCGCTCGACGGTAACCAACACGCTCCGGCTGCTGGGCCTTCCACCGGCCGTACAATCCCTCCTGATAGAAGACAAGCTCTCCGCAGGACACGCGCGTGCTCTTCTGGCCGTGACCTCGCCGGATGCTCAAAAACAATTGGCAGAGGAGGTGATCGAAAAAAATCTTTCGGTCCGAAACCTGGAGTCGCTTGTTGCCTCCCGTACTCGCCCACTTGAAAGGCAGGAGAAAAAGCCATCGCCGAAGGTCGATCCGAACCTGCGATCGGCTGTCGTTGAACTGGAACGCGCTCTGGGAACGCGGGTAAAAGTTGTGGGAAGTGAGCGGCGGGGGAAAATTGAGATCAGCTATTTCTCAGCCGATGACCTGACACGTATTTATGATTACATAATGCGAGTTTAG